In Acidaminococcus timonensis, one DNA window encodes the following:
- a CDS encoding cell division protein FtsQ/DivIB yields the protein MNRPKWLRPRVGQNRRRPASKDAEIRREEELRQAQRESAALEPGGRRSFRQDRSFRQEMRAARLRQEEARKRAEEEASARRKVRLEAQAYINGQADSPEPGTETDSPLEEARRARLQRQRNRRLGRKRTPEPEQGTPEGGRSRRRKPKRRLNRAKVALLVASAALLIASYVLLHQPWLAFGQLQVVGDTAVTLDEVKEMGDASEPLNIFNLNRKKLLSSLRSDYRVEKAELSLGWPNILKVVITDRKPALYVAMEGGQYAKVDPTGHIIGLADGITGGDAPFVSGWHISQAELGDVTEDEEIQGILKFLGQLDGDLKQRINEIHVDDSQSIRIYLYNGIPVILGTPDNALAKLKTFKAICQELETKKIKAQYIDLTYEKPYIKL from the coding sequence ATGAACAGGCCCAAATGGCTCCGGCCCCGGGTCGGGCAGAACCGGCGCCGGCCGGCCAGTAAGGACGCAGAGATCCGCCGGGAGGAAGAACTGCGCCAGGCACAGCGGGAAAGCGCGGCTCTGGAGCCCGGCGGCCGCCGCAGCTTCCGGCAGGACCGCAGCTTCCGGCAGGAAATGCGGGCGGCCCGGCTGCGCCAGGAAGAGGCCCGGAAAAGGGCAGAAGAAGAAGCCAGTGCCCGGCGCAAGGTCCGTCTGGAAGCCCAGGCCTACATCAACGGCCAGGCGGACAGCCCGGAACCGGGAACGGAAACGGACAGTCCGCTGGAAGAGGCCCGTAGGGCCCGGCTCCAGCGGCAGCGGAACCGCCGGCTGGGACGGAAGAGGACCCCGGAACCGGAACAGGGGACTCCGGAGGGTGGACGGAGCCGCCGCCGGAAACCGAAGCGCCGGCTGAACAGGGCGAAAGTGGCCCTCCTGGTGGCCAGCGCCGCTCTGCTCATTGCTTCCTACGTGCTGCTGCACCAGCCCTGGCTGGCCTTCGGGCAGCTGCAGGTGGTGGGCGACACCGCCGTGACCCTGGACGAAGTGAAGGAGATGGGGGATGCGTCCGAGCCCCTCAATATCTTCAACCTGAACCGGAAAAAACTGCTCAGCAGCCTGCGCAGCGATTACCGGGTGGAAAAAGCTGAGCTGTCCCTGGGATGGCCCAACATCCTGAAAGTGGTGATCACGGACCGGAAGCCGGCCCTGTACGTGGCCATGGAAGGCGGCCAGTATGCCAAAGTGGATCCCACCGGCCACATCATCGGGCTGGCGGACGGCATCACCGGCGGGGATGCGCCATTTGTGTCCGGCTGGCACATCAGCCAGGCGGAACTGGGGGATGTCACCGAAGATGAGGAAATCCAGGGCATCCTGAAGTTCCTGGGCCAGCTGGATGGGGACCTGAAGCAGCGGATCAACGAGATCCATGTGGACGACAGCCAGAGCATCCGCATCTACCTGTACAACGGCATCCCGGTGATCCTGGGCACGCCTGACAATGCCCTGGCCAAGCTGAAGACCTTCAAGGCCATCTGCCAGGAGCTGGAAACGAAAAAGATCAAAGCCCAGTATATCGACCTGACCTACGAGAAACCCTATATCAAACTGTAA
- a CDS encoding DUF881 domain-containing protein, protein MVCHSTKEKFFMFLVCLIVGTMISSQFRSAEHARQSVNQQRAEDLAEKLKNAQKENKELSNKLEELEVQGAGGDSKVLNDLKIKAGEVPLTGPGVIVTVDDSQVKPKNGENPNLYVIHDDDLLRLLNELRAAGAEAIALNRERLLDVSEVRCAGPTVSVNNTRFTPPYEIRAIGDPKTLESALRLRGGVVETLKFWGITVNVKRSDKVKVPAFKGTRHFEYARPEEGGQQ, encoded by the coding sequence ATGGTCTGTCACAGCACGAAAGAGAAGTTCTTCATGTTCCTGGTGTGCCTGATTGTGGGAACCATGATTTCCAGCCAGTTCCGCAGTGCAGAACACGCCCGGCAGAGCGTGAACCAGCAGCGGGCGGAAGATCTGGCGGAAAAACTGAAGAACGCACAGAAAGAGAACAAGGAGCTGTCCAATAAACTGGAAGAGCTGGAAGTCCAGGGGGCGGGCGGGGATTCCAAGGTCCTGAACGATCTGAAGATCAAGGCCGGTGAAGTTCCCCTGACCGGGCCCGGCGTGATTGTCACGGTGGACGACAGCCAGGTGAAACCCAAGAACGGGGAGAACCCCAATCTGTATGTGATCCACGACGATGATCTGCTGCGGCTGCTCAATGAACTGCGGGCCGCCGGGGCGGAAGCCATCGCCCTGAACAGGGAGCGGCTGCTGGATGTTTCTGAAGTCCGCTGTGCCGGACCCACTGTTTCCGTGAATAACACCCGGTTCACCCCGCCCTACGAAATCCGGGCCATCGGTGATCCCAAAACCCTGGAAAGTGCCCTCCGGCTGCGGGGCGGCGTGGTGGAAACCCTGAAGTTCTGGGGCATCACGGTGAACGTGAAACGCAGCGACAAGGTGAAGGTGCCTGCCTTCAAGGGCACCCGGCATTTTGAATATGCCAGACCGGAAGAAGGGGGCCAGCAATGA
- a CDS encoding small basic family protein — MIYALIGLAAGIALGAYLPVVPPGYSKLVAVAFMACLDSAFGGYRSSLEKHFNYKIFVSGFFANGIFAAVLCYFGLKLGIDLYYVALIAFGLRIFNNIAIIRRLLMRM; from the coding sequence ATGATTTATGCACTCATTGGATTGGCGGCCGGCATCGCACTGGGAGCGTATCTGCCGGTGGTGCCGCCCGGATACAGCAAGCTGGTGGCCGTGGCCTTCATGGCCTGCCTGGATTCCGCCTTCGGGGGATACCGGTCCAGCCTGGAAAAGCACTTCAACTACAAGATCTTCGTCAGCGGCTTCTTTGCCAATGGGATCTTTGCCGCGGTGCTGTGCTATTTCGGGCTGAAACTGGGCATCGACCTGTATTACGTGGCCCTGATCGCCTTCGGACTCAGGATCTTCAACAACATCGCCATCATCCGGCGGCTGCTCATGAGGATGTAG
- the ftsZ gene encoding cell division protein FtsZ, with amino-acid sequence MFEADNKDTTLEQPLEKIKVIGVGGGGNNAVDRMIEAGLQGVEFIAVNCDAQQLKKSSAPTKIQIGEDETRGLGAGANPEVGEKSAEESKDVLAEAVKGADMVFITAGMGGGTGTGAAHVVAEMAKQAGALTVGVVTKPFSFEGRRRFNVAEQGIANLKAKVDALITIPNDRLLQVVDKRTSMKDAFKLADEVLRQGVQGISDLISVPGLINVDFNDVKAVMTNAGSAMMGIGTAKGDEGAAAAAENAVKSPLLDSTIEGAKGVLLNITGGPNLSLMDVNEASKIITDVVDPDAIIIFGANIDENMEDEIRVTVIATGVDDGKTQANPGPKPSSFVKPETSTSRLTKAAETAASSKVSSFTNPTSEIPPWIRNK; translated from the coding sequence ATGTTCGAGGCAGACAACAAAGATACGACGTTGGAACAGCCCCTGGAAAAAATCAAAGTCATTGGCGTCGGTGGCGGCGGTAACAATGCAGTTGACCGCATGATCGAAGCCGGACTGCAGGGTGTTGAATTCATCGCCGTGAACTGCGATGCGCAGCAACTGAAAAAATCCAGCGCCCCCACCAAGATCCAGATCGGTGAGGACGAAACCAGAGGCCTGGGTGCAGGGGCCAACCCTGAAGTGGGTGAAAAATCTGCAGAAGAATCCAAGGATGTCCTGGCTGAAGCCGTCAAGGGCGCAGACATGGTGTTCATTACCGCTGGTATGGGTGGTGGTACCGGTACCGGTGCTGCCCATGTGGTGGCCGAAATGGCCAAACAGGCTGGCGCTCTGACGGTGGGCGTTGTGACGAAACCCTTCTCCTTCGAAGGCCGTCGCCGTTTCAATGTGGCCGAACAGGGCATTGCGAACCTGAAAGCCAAGGTGGATGCGCTGATCACCATCCCCAATGACCGTCTGCTGCAGGTTGTGGACAAACGGACTTCCATGAAGGACGCTTTCAAACTGGCCGACGAAGTGCTGCGTCAGGGCGTGCAGGGTATCTCTGATCTGATCAGTGTGCCCGGCCTGATCAATGTGGACTTCAACGACGTGAAGGCGGTTATGACCAACGCCGGTTCTGCCATGATGGGTATCGGCACTGCCAAAGGGGACGAAGGCGCTGCGGCCGCTGCCGAAAATGCTGTAAAGAGCCCGCTGCTGGATTCCACCATCGAAGGTGCCAAGGGCGTGCTGCTGAACATCACCGGCGGCCCCAACCTGAGCCTGATGGATGTGAACGAAGCCAGCAAGATCATCACCGATGTGGTGGACCCCGATGCCATCATCATCTTCGGTGCCAACATCGACGAAAACATGGAAGACGAAATCCGTGTCACCGTAATCGCTACCGGTGTGGATGACGGCAAGACCCAGGCCAACCCGGGCCCCAAACCGTCTTCCTTTGTGAAGCCTGAAACCAGCACCAGCCGTCTGACCAAGGCCGCTGAAACCGCTGCCAGCTCCAAGGTGAGCAGCTTCACCAATCCCACTTCGGAGATTCCGCCCTGGATCCGCAACAAATAA
- the nrdR gene encoding transcriptional regulator NrdR, translated as MKCPFCGSEDSRVIDSRSVEEGASIRRRRECPHCGRRFTTYEKYEQIPLLVIKRDGRREMFDSKKILAGLLRAFEKRPFTYEQIQSLTNQIENEIRASGENEVKSTRIGEVVMAHLEKIDQIAYVRFASVYRQFADVNSFMQEIQNMLDKGKQK; from the coding sequence ATGAAATGTCCATTTTGTGGCAGCGAAGATAGCCGAGTCATCGATTCCCGTTCCGTTGAAGAGGGGGCGTCCATCCGGCGTCGAAGAGAATGTCCCCATTGTGGACGGCGTTTCACGACTTACGAAAAATATGAACAGATTCCGCTCCTGGTCATCAAACGGGATGGCCGGCGGGAAATGTTCGACAGCAAGAAAATCCTGGCTGGACTGCTGCGGGCCTTTGAAAAACGGCCCTTCACCTACGAACAGATCCAGAGCCTGACCAACCAGATCGAAAACGAGATCAGGGCCTCCGGTGAAAACGAAGTGAAAAGTACCCGGATCGGCGAGGTGGTCATGGCCCATCTGGAAAAGATCGACCAGATCGCCTATGTGCGGTTCGCCTCGGTGTACCGCCAGTTCGCTGATGTGAACAGCTTCATGCAGGAAATCCAGAATATGCTGGACAAAGGAAAACAAAAATAA
- the purE gene encoding 5-(carboxyamino)imidazole ribonucleotide mutase, whose product MKVAMIMGSNSDWPVLEPAEKVLKEFGIEVEVVVASAHRTPELVKEFASGARDRGVEAIIAAAGAAAHLGGVIAAYTTLPVIGIPINATPLNGMDSLLSFVQMPSGIPVATMAINGAKNAAIFAVEILAGKYPELVTKLADYRKKMQEEVKAKGEKLAQARAAAAKA is encoded by the coding sequence ATGAAAGTAGCAATGATCATGGGAAGCAATTCGGATTGGCCGGTACTGGAACCTGCAGAAAAGGTGCTGAAAGAATTCGGCATTGAGGTGGAAGTTGTGGTGGCCAGCGCCCATCGTACGCCGGAACTGGTGAAGGAATTCGCCAGCGGTGCCCGGGACCGGGGTGTGGAAGCCATCATTGCAGCTGCCGGTGCTGCGGCTCATCTGGGCGGTGTGATCGCTGCCTATACCACCCTGCCGGTCATCGGTATTCCCATCAATGCTACTCCGCTGAACGGCATGGATTCCCTGCTGAGTTTCGTCCAGATGCCCTCCGGGATCCCTGTGGCCACCATGGCCATCAACGGAGCCAAGAACGCTGCCATCTTCGCTGTGGAAATCCTGGCCGGCAAGTATCCGGAACTGGTGACCAAACTGGCAGACTACAGAAAGAAGATGCAGGAAGAAGTCAAGGCAAAAGGAGAAAAGCTGGCCCAGGCCAGAGCTGCTGCTGCCAAAGCCTGA
- the purF gene encoding amidophosphoribosyltransferase, with protein MGDNFFAEDKLHEECGVFGIYSKNDDVALNTYWGLFALQHRGQESAGIAVTDGKHMHIKKGMGLVNDVFKDGLKGLDGYIACGHVRYSTTGASMSYNVQPLKVYYDGGNLAMAHNGNLTNAAQLRKELAADGVVFQTTIDSEVVPTLIARSRKKTLPERVAEAADTIEGAFAILVMNDSQLIAFRDRYGFRPLCLGRLDHGWVVASETCALDLVGAHYVRDVKPGEMIVIDDPDAEPRSIMYSTHTPVHRAHCIFEYVYFARPDSIIDGESVYQARLNMGRILARETRDIKADIVISVPDSGTPAAIGYGLEAGIPFVEGLTKNKYIGRTFIQPTQKQRLNAVKLKLNVNRSLVEGKSVVMVDDSIVRGTTSGKIVQLLRDNGARAVHVCISSPPVMDSCYYGIDTSERKELIAASRTEEEIRQYIKADSLHYITMEGLRQSLSVLKPDDMCYACFNSRYPDGADELMKKGSKLQFEMGC; from the coding sequence ATGGGGGACAACTTTTTCGCGGAAGACAAGCTGCATGAAGAATGCGGCGTCTTCGGGATCTATTCCAAGAACGATGATGTGGCTCTGAACACCTACTGGGGCCTGTTCGCACTGCAGCACCGGGGCCAGGAAAGCGCCGGCATCGCTGTGACTGACGGCAAGCACATGCATATCAAGAAGGGCATGGGCCTGGTGAACGATGTGTTCAAGGATGGGCTGAAAGGCCTGGACGGATACATTGCCTGCGGCCACGTCCGCTATTCCACCACAGGTGCCAGCATGAGCTACAATGTGCAGCCCCTGAAGGTGTATTATGACGGGGGCAATCTGGCCATGGCCCACAACGGCAATCTGACCAATGCCGCCCAGCTGCGGAAGGAACTGGCCGCAGACGGGGTGGTGTTCCAGACCACCATTGACAGTGAAGTGGTACCGACCCTGATCGCCCGCAGTCGCAAGAAGACCCTGCCCGAACGGGTGGCCGAAGCGGCGGATACCATTGAGGGTGCCTTTGCCATCCTGGTGATGAATGACAGCCAGCTGATCGCTTTCCGGGATCGGTACGGGTTCCGGCCCCTGTGCCTGGGACGCCTGGATCACGGCTGGGTGGTGGCCAGTGAAACCTGCGCCCTGGATCTGGTGGGGGCCCACTATGTACGGGATGTGAAACCCGGCGAAATGATCGTCATCGACGATCCGGATGCGGAACCCAGGAGCATCATGTACAGCACCCATACGCCGGTCCACCGTGCCCACTGCATCTTCGAATATGTCTATTTCGCCCGTCCCGATTCTATCATCGACGGAGAAAGTGTATACCAGGCCCGTCTGAACATGGGCCGCATCCTGGCCCGGGAAACCCGGGACATCAAGGCGGACATCGTGATCTCCGTGCCTGATTCCGGGACCCCGGCCGCCATCGGCTATGGCCTGGAAGCCGGCATCCCCTTTGTGGAAGGGCTGACCAAAAACAAATACATCGGCCGTACCTTCATCCAGCCTACCCAGAAACAGCGGCTGAATGCAGTGAAGCTGAAGCTGAACGTGAACCGCAGCCTGGTGGAAGGCAAATCAGTGGTCATGGTGGATGACTCTATTGTACGGGGCACCACCAGCGGAAAGATCGTCCAGCTGCTGCGGGATAACGGAGCCAGGGCGGTGCACGTGTGCATCAGCTCGCCTCCTGTGATGGATTCCTGCTATTACGGCATCGACACGTCCGAACGGAAGGAACTGATCGCCGCCAGCAGGACGGAAGAAGAAATCCGGCAGTACATCAAGGCCGACAGCCTCCATTACATCACCATGGAAGGCCTGCGCCAGAGCCTGTCCGTATTGAAACCTGACGATATGTGCTATGCCTGCTTCAATTCCAGATATCCGGATGGAGCAGATGAACTGATGAAAAAAGGGTCCAAGTTACAATTTGAAATGGGTTGCTAA
- the purM gene encoding phosphoribosylformylglycinamidine cyclo-ligase — protein sequence MSEKKVITYADAGVNIDAGNKAVELMKDSVRATYRPEVIGDLGGFGGLFALGSKYQDPVLVSGTDGVGTKLKIAFMMNRHDTIGQDAVAMCVNDILVQGAEPLFFLDYIATAKVESQKIADIVKGVANACKESGCALIGGETAEMAGFYAKDEYDIAGFSVGVVERSKMITGDKVKAGDVLIGLPSTGVHSNGYSLVRKICFEAQGMTVDTYVPEFGKTLGEELLTPTRLYPKTVLPMIRNFDLHGLVHITGGGFYDNIPRILPEDCDAEVHADAWEVPVVFRKLQEWGNVPDKEMYRTFNMGVGMVLVVDAGEADAVRAYLKEQNETFYELGTVIPGTKKTVMKGGVFGD from the coding sequence GTGAGCGAGAAAAAGGTCATTACGTATGCAGATGCAGGGGTTAACATCGATGCAGGCAACAAAGCCGTTGAACTGATGAAGGACAGTGTCCGGGCTACCTATCGTCCGGAAGTCATCGGGGATCTGGGGGGCTTCGGCGGCCTGTTCGCCCTGGGCAGCAAATACCAGGATCCGGTGCTGGTTTCCGGCACGGACGGTGTGGGCACCAAACTGAAGATTGCCTTTATGATGAACCGTCATGATACCATCGGCCAGGATGCAGTGGCCATGTGCGTAAACGATATCCTGGTACAGGGCGCGGAACCTCTGTTCTTCCTGGACTACATCGCCACTGCCAAGGTGGAATCCCAGAAGATTGCTGACATCGTCAAGGGCGTGGCAAATGCCTGCAAGGAAAGCGGGTGCGCCCTGATCGGCGGTGAAACGGCTGAAATGGCCGGCTTCTATGCGAAAGACGAATACGATATCGCCGGCTTCAGCGTGGGCGTGGTGGAACGGAGCAAGATGATCACCGGTGACAAGGTGAAGGCCGGCGACGTGCTGATCGGCCTGCCCTCCACAGGCGTACACTCTAACGGCTATTCCCTGGTGCGGAAGATCTGCTTCGAAGCACAGGGTATGACCGTGGACACCTATGTGCCGGAATTCGGCAAGACCCTGGGCGAAGAACTGCTGACACCCACCCGTCTGTATCCGAAGACCGTGCTGCCCATGATCCGCAACTTCGACCTCCACGGTCTGGTGCACATCACCGGCGGCGGTTTCTATGACAACATCCCCCGCATCCTGCCTGAAGACTGCGATGCTGAAGTGCATGCAGATGCCTGGGAAGTGCCTGTGGTCTTCAGAAAACTGCAGGAATGGGGCAATGTTCCCGATAAGGAAATGTACCGTACCTTCAACATGGGTGTAGGCATGGTGCTGGTGGTGGACGCCGGCGAAGCCGATGCCGTCCGCGCCTACCTGAAGGAACAGAACGAAACCTTCTACGAACTGGGTACTGTAATCCCCGGCACGAAGAAGACCGTAATGAAAGGCGGCGTGTTCGGTGACTAA
- the purN gene encoding phosphoribosylglycinamide formyltransferase, producing MTKRKIGVLVSGRGSNFQAVADKIQNENLPIQIAVVISDSLEAYALERAEKMGIPHVAIARQDYPDKASFEAAIDKRLRDAEVELVVLAGFMRILSADFVNSWYHKIINIHPALLPSFTGLDAQGQALNYGVKIAGCTVHFVDAGMDTGPIIMQAAVPVLDEDTHDTLAARILVQEHTILPEVVKLWSEDRLTVNGRKVKIRK from the coding sequence GTGACTAAGCGGAAAATCGGTGTACTGGTCAGCGGCCGGGGGAGCAATTTCCAGGCCGTGGCCGACAAGATCCAAAACGAAAATCTGCCCATCCAGATTGCCGTGGTGATTTCCGACAGCCTCGAGGCCTATGCCCTGGAGCGGGCAGAAAAAATGGGGATTCCCCATGTGGCCATCGCCCGGCAGGATTATCCCGACAAGGCATCCTTCGAAGCCGCTATCGACAAGCGGCTGCGGGACGCAGAAGTGGAACTGGTGGTACTGGCCGGCTTCATGCGCATCCTGAGCGCTGATTTCGTCAACAGCTGGTACCATAAGATCATTAACATCCATCCGGCCCTGCTGCCTTCTTTCACCGGGCTGGACGCCCAGGGCCAGGCCCTGAACTACGGCGTGAAAATCGCCGGCTGCACCGTTCACTTTGTGGATGCCGGGATGGATACGGGGCCCATCATCATGCAGGCGGCAGTACCCGTACTGGATGAAGATACCCACGATACCCTGGCTGCCCGGATCCTGGTGCAGGAACATACCATCCTGCCGGAAGTGGTGAAACTGTGGTCTGAAGACCGGCTGACCGTCAACGGCCGGAAAGTGAAAATCCGGAAATAA
- the purD gene encoding phosphoribosylamine--glycine ligase, with the protein MQVLVIGGGGREHTLVWKLAQSKKVTKLYAAPGNPGMKDLAECVDLDITDLNGLADWAEKHAIDLTVVGPEAPLVAGIVDVFKARGLTIFGPSAKAAEIEGSKIFSKELMQKYGVPTAFFKVCDNLADARAFVEEKGAPIVIKADGLAAGKGVVVAMTKDEALEALDEMMGDHKFGAAGNRVVIEEFMDGEEASLLAFTDGKTIVPMLAAQDHKRVDDGDQGPNTGGMGAYCPAPVMTDALKEKTVKTVLRPIVDALAKEGRPYSGCLYAGLMIKGDSVKVVEFNARFGDPETQVVLPLLKSDLAEIMLACANGTLRPDMVEWSQKAAVCVVMASGGYPASYKKGLPITGLKAAGEMEDVVVFHAGTREEDGKILTNGGRVLGVTAVADDIPAAQQKAYDAVEKIHFDGAHYRQDIAWRALRRLKAK; encoded by the coding sequence ATGCAGGTACTGGTAATTGGCGGCGGCGGCCGGGAACATACCCTGGTATGGAAACTGGCCCAAAGCAAAAAGGTGACGAAACTGTACGCAGCCCCCGGCAATCCGGGGATGAAGGATCTGGCTGAATGCGTGGATCTGGACATCACCGATCTGAACGGCCTGGCCGACTGGGCGGAAAAGCACGCCATCGATCTGACGGTGGTGGGTCCGGAAGCGCCTCTGGTGGCCGGCATCGTGGATGTGTTCAAGGCCCGGGGCCTGACCATTTTCGGACCCTCTGCGAAAGCAGCGGAAATCGAAGGCTCCAAGATCTTCTCCAAGGAACTGATGCAGAAGTACGGGGTTCCCACTGCCTTCTTCAAGGTGTGTGACAACCTGGCCGATGCCCGGGCCTTCGTGGAAGAAAAAGGCGCTCCCATTGTGATCAAGGCCGACGGCCTGGCTGCCGGTAAAGGCGTAGTCGTGGCTATGACGAAGGACGAAGCCCTGGAAGCCCTGGATGAAATGATGGGGGATCACAAATTCGGGGCCGCCGGCAACCGGGTGGTCATCGAAGAGTTCATGGACGGGGAGGAAGCCTCCCTGCTGGCCTTCACCGATGGCAAGACCATCGTTCCCATGCTGGCCGCCCAGGATCACAAACGGGTGGACGATGGGGACCAGGGGCCCAACACCGGTGGCATGGGTGCATACTGCCCGGCTCCGGTGATGACCGATGCCCTGAAGGAAAAGACCGTCAAGACCGTACTGCGCCCCATCGTGGATGCCCTGGCGAAGGAGGGACGCCCCTACAGCGGGTGTCTGTATGCCGGACTCATGATCAAAGGCGACAGCGTGAAAGTGGTGGAATTCAACGCCCGGTTCGGGGATCCCGAAACCCAGGTGGTCCTGCCTCTTTTGAAGAGCGACCTGGCCGAGATCATGCTGGCCTGTGCCAACGGTACCCTGCGCCCTGATATGGTGGAATGGAGCCAAAAGGCTGCCGTGTGCGTGGTCATGGCCAGCGGCGGTTATCCGGCTTCCTATAAGAAGGGCCTGCCCATTACGGGCCTGAAAGCTGCCGGTGAAATGGAAGATGTTGTGGTGTTCCATGCCGGTACCCGGGAAGAAGATGGGAAGATCCTGACCAACGGAGGCCGCGTCCTGGGCGTGACCGCTGTGGCTGACGACATTCCGGCCGCCCAGCAGAAAGCCTATGACGCCGTGGAAAAGATCCACTTCGACGGGGCCCATTATCGCCAGGATATTGCCTGGAGAGCCCTGCGCCGACTGAAAGCAAAATAA
- a CDS encoding IMP dehydrogenase, which yields MAFIYDEPAHTFSEYLLVPGYSSSECIPANVSLKTPLVKFKKGEEPALTLNIPLVSAIMQSVSDDNMAIALSREGGISFIYGSQTIESEAAMVARVKSFKAGFVVSDSNLRPDSTLADVLALKEKTGHSTMAVTSDGSKNGHLEGIVTSRDYRISRMNMEDQVKNFMTPVSEMVVGTSDITLKQANDIIWDHKLNTLPIVDKDGNLMYMVFRKDYSSHKQYPLELLDNKKRHVVGAGINTRDYEQRVPALVEAGADVLCIDSSEGYSEWQKRTLKWIRDKYGDTVKVGAGNVVDAEGFRFLAECGADFVKIGIGGGSICITREQKGIGRGQATAVIEVAKARDEYYKETGIYVPICSDGGIVYDYHMTLALAMGADFMMLGRYFARFDESPTNKVNINGTYMKEYWGEGSARARNWQRYDLGGDKKLSFEEGVDSYVPYAGSLKDNVNLTISKIRSTMCNCGALTIPELQKKAKLTLVSATSLVEGGAHDVVLKENTSSNYPK from the coding sequence ATGGCTTTTATCTATGATGAACCTGCTCATACTTTCAGTGAGTATCTTTTAGTTCCTGGATATTCTTCCAGCGAATGCATTCCGGCAAACGTGAGTCTGAAGACTCCGCTGGTGAAATTCAAAAAGGGTGAAGAACCGGCCCTGACCTTGAATATTCCCCTGGTTTCCGCCATCATGCAATCCGTATCCGATGATAATATGGCCATTGCCCTGTCCCGGGAAGGCGGCATTTCCTTCATCTATGGTTCCCAGACCATCGAAAGCGAAGCTGCCATGGTGGCCCGCGTCAAGAGCTTCAAGGCAGGCTTTGTGGTCAGCGACTCCAACCTGCGTCCGGACAGCACCCTGGCCGATGTCCTGGCTCTGAAGGAAAAGACGGGCCACAGCACCATGGCTGTTACCAGCGATGGCAGCAAGAACGGCCATCTGGAAGGGATCGTTACCAGCCGTGACTACCGGATCAGCCGGATGAACATGGAAGACCAGGTCAAGAACTTTATGACCCCGGTTTCCGAAATGGTGGTGGGTACCAGCGATATCACCCTGAAACAAGCCAACGATATCATTTGGGACCACAAGCTGAACACCCTGCCCATCGTGGACAAGGACGGCAACCTGATGTACATGGTATTCCGGAAGGACTACTCCTCTCATAAACAGTATCCCCTGGAACTGCTGGACAACAAGAAACGCCACGTGGTAGGCGCCGGCATCAACACCCGTGACTATGAACAGCGGGTACCGGCTCTGGTGGAAGCCGGTGCCGATGTACTGTGCATCGACTCCTCCGAAGGCTACAGTGAATGGCAGAAACGGACCCTGAAATGGATCCGGGACAAATACGGTGATACCGTAAAAGTGGGCGCCGGCAACGTGGTTGACGCCGAAGGCTTCCGCTTCCTGGCTGAATGTGGTGCTGACTTCGTAAAGATCGGTATCGGCGGCGGCTCCATCTGCATCACCCGTGAACAGAAAGGAATCGGCCGCGGCCAGGCTACTGCTGTGATCGAAGTGGCCAAAGCCCGTGACGAATACTACAAGGAAACCGGTATCTATGTGCCCATCTGCTCCGACGGTGGTATCGTATATGACTACCATATGACCCTGGCACTGGCCATGGGCGCAGATTTCATGATGCTGGGCCGTTACTTCGCCCGGTTCGATGAATCCCCCACCAACAAGGTGAACATTAACGGCACCTACATGAAGGAATACTGGGGTGAAGGTTCTGCTCGTGCCCGTAACTGGCAGCGGTATGACCTGGGCGGCGACAAGAAACTGTCCTTTGAAGAAGGGGTGGATTCTTACGTGCCCTACGCCGGCAGCCTGAAAGACAACGTGAACCTGACCATTTCCAAGATCCGGTCCACCATGTGCAACTGCGGTGCCCTGACCATTCCGGAACTGCAGAAGAAAGCCAAACTGACCCTGGTATCTGCTACCAGCCTGGTAGAAGGCGGGGCTCACGACGTGGTGCTGAAAGAAAATACTTCTTCCAACTACCCGAAATAA
- a CDS encoding helix-turn-helix domain-containing protein produces MLHDVMTLEEAAERWNKLTDSLRQACISRQGRPPRFQIGVEAAQSKRIWLVTKSGMERLYGPADGKKTAKI; encoded by the coding sequence ATGCTGCATGATGTGATGACATTGGAAGAGGCGGCTGAGCGGTGGAACAAGTTGACGGATTCACTTCGTCAGGCCTGCATCAGCCGCCAGGGGCGGCCTCCACGTTTCCAAATCGGTGTCGAAGCGGCTCAGTCAAAAAGGATTTGGCTGGTAACAAAATCCGGCATGGAGCGTCTTTACGGACCGGCAGACGGCAAAAAAACGGCAAAAATTTAA